A region of Haliotis asinina isolate JCU_RB_2024 chromosome 7, JCU_Hal_asi_v2, whole genome shotgun sequence DNA encodes the following proteins:
- the LOC137291268 gene encoding multiple epidermal growth factor-like domains protein 10 — protein MAVLYTTIECAFGYYGASCGKNCTLRNCKEDSNCDRIQGLCEGGCAAGYKGTDCIEALLYCPDGRYGGGCTEFCSSRNCKTPSPVCDVTGSCTDGCREGWQNADCRIPCPSGTYGSNCSKSCDSRQCKSARTVCDHVSGACTTGCREGWIGVDCTQRCRPGTYGPDCSRCGHCDVTCNVEDGRCLGECLDGFTGDRCDVDVRDSVAKIGVIGGAIGMAIGMAVMLLVVVGLFMCLLKHGRLKWIPSNGADPKEGRKKGYTEETPGLENPDYTELNDVTRERQEKSTYDVVQSQMYENNQV, from the exons ATGGCAGTTTTGTATACTACTATAGAATGCGCCTTCGGGTATTATGGAGCTAGCTGTGGAAAAAACTGCACACTTCGTAACTGCAAGGAGGACTCCAACTGTGATAGGATACAAGGGCTGTGCGAAGGTGGATGTGCAGCTGGGTATAAGGGAACAGACTGTATTGAAG CGCTTCTATACTGCCCTGACGGAAGGTATGGAGGAGGGTGTACAGAGTTCTGCAGTTCTCGCAACTGCAAAACACCATCACCCGTGTGTGATGTCACTGGGTCATGCACCGATGGATGCCGGGAAGGATGGCAAAATGCCGACTGCAGGATAC CTTGTCCGAGCGGAACGTACGGTTCTAACTGCAGCAAGTCGTGTGATTCACGTCAGTGTAAAAGTGCACGGACCGTCTGTGATCACGTGTCAGGAGCCTGCACCACAGGATGTCGGGAAGGGTGGATCGGAGTGGACTGTACTCAGA GATGCAGGCCTGGAACGTATGGACCTGACTGCAGTCGTTGTGGACACTGTGACGTCACGTGTAATGTCGAAGACGGACGTTGTCTGGGTGAATGTTTAGATGGCTTCACTGGTGACCGATGTGATGTAGATGTCAGAG ACTCTGTTGCCAAAATTGGCGTCATTGGAGGAGCTATAGGAATGGCTATTGGAATGGCGGTCATGCTACTGGTGGTTGTCGGGCTGTTCATGTGTCTGCTGAAACATGGAAG ACTGAAATGGATTCCATCAAATGGAGCAGATCcaaaggaaggaaggaagaaagGTTACACTGAAGAAACTCCTGGCTTGGAAAATCCAGACTATACTGaattgaatgacgtcaccaggGAAAGACAGGAGAAGTCAACGTACGATGTCGTTCAGAGCCAAATgtatgaaaataatcaagtctga